Proteins from a single region of Candidatus Omnitrophota bacterium:
- a CDS encoding rhamnan synthesis F family protein encodes MKNRLKSISGWHWGALGIIALFSALLIIRWQSLPVFLDIYYHAACMTGFKEAGGIALHDFWEYAPIGRPQLYPPFFHVILLALDNTGLGALFVMRFVSAAIYPLLLAVILWVVRRRFNDRLAFFTVLAASLPYTFFLNSISAVPSAIALIFFILLFYAIETRKILSGVLLLGLMFYTHGAIPWMAVLTLVIYAMLRRGEVKTILPIIAGGIILGSPWLIHMALNRSYFLTVNNYINRYFEMNLWLYAFTILGVLFVLKRRGRYLFYMAMFIGMLPMLKDYSFRFFCGEGLLPLIFLAGLGFDEAYSAITAFLRRRAVSPAIYGALLPWVIFYLATFYPPDIGSAFCQFSAADPKNATALESSIYMKKHMEELTAIIKATTRPDEIIYCNYNYVAGIFYVFSGRVSSSAMLNEVRPIMPESDPAASAALTIWIKNPEGVIDPEHQILVRRLGLEKIAETEIAYVYRNPVVMAHKVKSGIVLPAGAALAAFFVWAAAIVFFITRPARDDMARPSVRIVLNDFIDYPLRRRKAIFRRKFWCGIGCLLENMSRFKAGADFKVILVINSSGGPEMKEKKLLYSSLRRKYPFILDIIFRDNSGFDFGAYDAGYRYLKATGYSNDIIFMNSSAIGPSDDHWLSQYSDLFHDKPKNIGLCGISLNSHTTHLEKKEFKPHVQSFFIYTSMNVMSRVFGDSLAETVPALSEKLDIISAGEIGFSWKVIEAGYGITSKLFKDFVYYKDAEWTVPCGDMRFTKKYNHLANHI; translated from the coding sequence ATGAAGAATCGCCTAAAGAGTATTTCCGGATGGCATTGGGGAGCGCTCGGCATAATAGCGCTTTTTAGCGCTCTCCTTATTATAAGATGGCAGTCCCTGCCGGTATTCCTCGATATCTATTACCACGCCGCATGCATGACGGGTTTTAAAGAAGCCGGCGGAATAGCTTTGCATGACTTCTGGGAGTACGCGCCGATCGGCCGCCCACAGCTTTACCCTCCATTTTTTCACGTTATACTATTGGCTCTCGATAATACGGGTTTAGGCGCGCTCTTTGTCATGAGATTTGTCTCTGCCGCTATATATCCGTTACTGCTTGCCGTTATATTGTGGGTTGTCAGGCGGCGTTTCAACGACCGGCTGGCATTTTTTACCGTTCTCGCGGCCTCCTTGCCGTATACGTTTTTTTTAAATTCCATCTCTGCCGTACCTTCGGCGATCGCTCTGATATTTTTTATCCTGCTCTTTTATGCGATCGAAACAAGAAAGATATTATCTGGCGTCCTGCTTTTAGGGCTTATGTTTTATACTCACGGCGCGATACCGTGGATGGCGGTTCTTACCCTCGTAATTTATGCCATGTTGCGAAGGGGAGAGGTTAAAACTATTCTGCCCATAATAGCGGGAGGAATAATTTTAGGAAGCCCGTGGCTGATACACATGGCTTTGAACAGGAGTTATTTCCTTACCGTTAATAATTACATAAACCGTTATTTTGAAATGAACCTTTGGCTCTACGCCTTCACGATTTTAGGCGTGCTCTTCGTTCTGAAACGCCGTGGTCGCTATCTTTTTTATATGGCGATGTTTATCGGGATGTTGCCCATGCTCAAGGACTATTCTTTCCGGTTTTTCTGCGGGGAAGGGCTTTTGCCGTTAATATTTCTTGCCGGGCTGGGGTTCGACGAAGCGTATTCTGCTATCACCGCTTTTTTAAGGCGCCGCGCGGTATCCCCGGCGATTTATGGCGCACTGCTTCCGTGGGTAATATTTTATCTCGCCACATTCTATCCCCCGGATATCGGCTCCGCGTTTTGTCAATTTTCAGCGGCTGATCCTAAAAATGCAACAGCTCTCGAGTCTTCCATTTACATGAAGAAGCATATGGAAGAACTGACGGCTATCATAAAGGCGACGACGCGCCCCGACGAGATCATCTACTGCAATTATAATTACGTTGCAGGTATATTTTACGTCTTCTCCGGGAGGGTATCTTCGTCGGCGATGCTTAATGAGGTTCGGCCCATAATGCCCGAATCCGATCCGGCCGCCTCCGCCGCGCTCACTATTTGGATAAAAAATCCGGAGGGAGTCATCGACCCTGAGCACCAAATTCTCGTAAGGCGGCTCGGCCTTGAGAAGATCGCCGAGACCGAAATAGCCTATGTTTACAGAAACCCTGTTGTTATGGCGCATAAAGTAAAGTCAGGGATCGTCTTGCCCGCAGGCGCCGCCCTGGCGGCATTCTTCGTATGGGCCGCGGCCATAGTATTTTTTATTACCAGGCCCGCTCGCGACGATATGGCCCGCCCAAGCGTCAGGATAGTGCTCAATGATTTCATCGATTATCCCTTGCGGCGCAGGAAAGCGATATTCCGCCGGAAATTTTGGTGCGGCATTGGATGCCTTCTCGAAAATATGTCGCGTTTTAAGGCCGGCGCCGATTTCAAAGTTATCCTGGTTATAAATTCGTCCGGCGGCCCCGAGATGAAGGAAAAAAAGCTTTTATATAGTTCTCTGCGCAGGAAATATCCGTTTATCCTTGATATTATATTCAGGGATAATTCAGGATTCGATTTCGGCGCGTATGATGCCGGCTACCGGTATTTGAAAGCCACAGGATATTCCAACGATATAATTTTTATGAATTCAAGCGCCATCGGCCCATCCGACGATCATTGGTTGTCGCAGTACTCGGATTTATTCCATGACAAACCGAAAAATATAGGATTATGCGGTATATCGCTTAATTCTCATACAACCCATCTGGAGAAGAAAGAATTTAAGCCGCACGTGCAGAGCTTCTTTATATATACGAGCATGAATGTGATGTCTCGCGTATTCGGTGATTCCCTCGCCGAGACGGTCCCGGCATTATCGGAAAAGCTTGATATAATCTCCGCCGGAGAGATAGGATTCAGTTGGAAGGTAATAGAGGCCGGCTATGGAATAACTTCCAAATTATTCAAAGATTTTGTATATTATAAGGATGCCGAATGGACTGTGCCATGCGGCGACATGAGATTTACAAAGAAATATAACCATCTGGCGAATCATATATGA
- a CDS encoding hexokinase produces the protein MAMREEIGRIFDLPVPMIWKVVEAFHLDMDKGLAGEESSLKMIPTYVGMPTGGEKGDFIALDLGGTNFRVLKLTLKGGRKALEPVIMKFALEKKQITGTAEIFFDFIADSVGAFLEKNNLTGKDRLNLGFTFSFPIRQTGISSGILMCWTKGFETTGVVGNDVVKLMNEAFARKRIDNVKISALVNDTVGTLIAKSYEDPDCDAGVIIGTGTNACYPEELTRIKKWPALSGKKGRMIINIEWGNFDKLISTSYDRQLDEASDNPGQQILEKMVSGMYLGEVARMVLSDMSSKKEFACVSMPGLFTKGGFGTEYMSDVEADVTRGLDGVGDILKKLGCSQSSKEDRGLFKDICGIVSCRAARISAACIAAIVTRMDPQLENAHTIAIDGSVFEKHPTFAANMRKALDEIFGVKASLIRPVLAKDGSGKGAAITAAITAKK, from the coding sequence ATGGCGATGCGCGAAGAGATCGGTAGAATATTCGACCTGCCGGTTCCTATGATATGGAAGGTTGTGGAGGCGTTCCATCTCGATATGGATAAGGGGCTTGCCGGAGAAGAGAGCTCGCTTAAAATGATCCCCACATATGTCGGCATGCCCACAGGCGGCGAGAAAGGCGATTTCATCGCGCTCGATCTCGGCGGGACGAACTTCCGGGTGCTGAAGCTTACGCTTAAAGGCGGCCGCAAAGCGCTGGAACCTGTGATAATGAAGTTTGCGCTCGAGAAGAAACAGATAACGGGCACCGCGGAAATATTCTTCGATTTCATAGCCGACAGCGTCGGCGCTTTCCTGGAAAAAAATAATCTAACCGGAAAAGACCGCCTGAATCTCGGCTTTACCTTCTCATTTCCGATACGACAGACGGGGATCTCGAGCGGCATACTGATGTGCTGGACAAAAGGATTCGAGACGACCGGTGTGGTAGGTAATGATGTCGTGAAGTTGATGAACGAAGCGTTCGCGAGGAAGCGGATAGATAACGTAAAAATCTCCGCCCTGGTAAACGATACCGTCGGCACTCTGATAGCCAAAAGTTACGAAGACCCTGATTGCGACGCGGGGGTGATAATAGGAACCGGTACAAACGCATGTTATCCGGAAGAGTTGACGCGTATAAAAAAATGGCCTGCCTTATCCGGCAAAAAAGGGCGGATGATAATTAATATCGAATGGGGTAATTTCGATAAGCTCATTTCCACTTCATACGACAGGCAACTCGATGAGGCTTCGGACAATCCCGGTCAGCAGATATTGGAGAAGATGGTTTCCGGGATGTATCTTGGAGAAGTCGCGCGGATGGTGTTGAGTGATATGTCATCGAAGAAGGAATTCGCCTGCGTCTCCATGCCGGGATTATTTACAAAGGGCGGATTTGGAACGGAATATATGTCGGATGTCGAAGCGGACGTGACGCGTGGTCTCGACGGGGTAGGCGATATCCTGAAAAAACTCGGATGTTCGCAGTCGTCCAAAGAAGACAGAGGTCTTTTTAAAGATATATGCGGGATCGTTTCATGCCGCGCCGCGCGGATAAGCGCCGCCTGCATAGCGGCTATCGTTACCAGGATGGATCCACAGCTTGAGAACGCCCATACTATAGCAATCGACGGTTCCGTATTCGAGAAACATCCTACGTTCGCCGCAAATATGCGAAAGGCGTTAGATGAGATATTTGGTGTTAAGGCATCGCTCATCAGGCCGGTTCTTGCTAAAGACGGTTCCGGCAAAGGCGCCGCGATAACTGCCGCGATAACTGCGAAAAAATGA
- the greA gene encoding transcription elongation factor GreA: MTRGSTHLTPEGYEKLRKELEYLKTTKRRELSRAIGEARAHGDISENAEYDSAKDAQGMNEKKIAELETKLASAQIIDNSQMSSDEVLVGATVKLKDIDSGEELEYTIVSEEEADYAQNKISLQSPVGTGLLNHKKGDSVEIQVPRGVLKYKILNISR, from the coding sequence ATGACAAGGGGTAGTACGCATCTTACGCCGGAAGGTTATGAGAAACTGAGGAAAGAACTTGAGTATCTGAAAACGACGAAGCGCAGGGAGCTTTCGCGCGCGATAGGCGAGGCGCGGGCTCACGGTGACATAAGTGAAAACGCCGAGTATGATTCGGCAAAAGACGCTCAAGGGATGAACGAGAAGAAGATCGCCGAACTCGAGACGAAGCTTGCGAGCGCGCAAATAATCGACAATTCACAAATGTCCTCCGACGAGGTTCTGGTAGGGGCGACCGTAAAATTGAAAGATATCGATTCCGGCGAGGAACTCGAATATACGATAGTATCCGAAGAAGAGGCGGATTACGCCCAGAACAAAATATCGCTCCAGTCGCCGGTAGGTACCGGCCTATTGAACCATAAAAAAGGCGATTCGGTCGAGATACAGGTGCCGAGGGGTGTGTTGAAATATAAGATACTTAATATAAGCCGGTAG
- a CDS encoding RluA family pseudouridine synthase — MGDKRYRIIYEDEWLIVCDKASGLLVIPTPKKETNTLTALLNKELDSRGIEANAYPCHRLDRETSGIIVYSKGKSARQSLMEQFKERKVSKRYIAIVQGRIPKDFDTIESGIYNRNKKRHDTAVTKYRTLRRSADFSILEVEPVTGRTNQIRIHLARISHPIVGESVYAFRKDFKLRFGRVALHAARIAFKHPISGKSMEFEAPLPHDMEELITG; from the coding sequence ATGGGCGATAAACGCTACCGCATCATTTACGAAGATGAATGGCTGATTGTTTGCGACAAAGCGTCCGGACTTCTCGTAATCCCGACGCCGAAAAAAGAGACGAATACGCTCACTGCTCTTTTAAATAAAGAGCTCGACTCGCGCGGCATCGAAGCGAACGCTTATCCATGCCACCGGCTCGATCGCGAAACCTCAGGCATAATCGTATATTCCAAAGGAAAGTCCGCCCGGCAATCTTTGATGGAACAATTTAAGGAGAGGAAAGTATCGAAGCGCTACATAGCGATCGTCCAGGGCAGGATCCCGAAAGATTTCGACACGATAGAAAGCGGCATATATAATAGGAATAAGAAGCGGCACGATACGGCGGTAACGAAATACAGGACGTTACGACGCAGTGCGGATTTTAGCATTCTCGAGGTGGAGCCGGTTACCGGCAGGACAAACCAGATACGCATACACTTAGCCCGGATAAGCCATCCTATAGTGGGCGAAAGTGTTTATGCTTTCAGGAAAGATTTTAAATTAAGGTTCGGTAGAGTTGCCCTCCACGCCGCAAGGATTGCGTTTAAACATCCTATCAGCGGGAAGTCTATGGAGTTCGAAGCGCCTTTACCGCATGACATGGAAGAGTTGATTACGGGATAA
- a CDS encoding aminotransferase class IV — MATVKTWQNGRFVNTKNAAISISDRGFLYGDGIFETLRSYSGRIFKEADHLKRLYDSADSIGIKIPYRRKDIAGVMQGGLSSGQMKNSSIRIIVTRGEGSFTLAEEPLATRPNVIITMKRFNGYTESFYSGGISACVSDIAINESSPLSGIKSLNFLEHIMARSAAQKKGFDEAILVNLKGHVAEAATSNIFILKKDRLMTPSTGSGILPGITRGVVIEMAGKLGIKTAECAVTRDMLMHADEVFLTNSLAEMIPVVKIGHAVIGTGHPGAVTKLLHADYRKMV; from the coding sequence GTGGCAACTGTGAAAACCTGGCAAAACGGCAGATTTGTGAATACGAAGAACGCCGCAATATCCATATCGGATCGCGGATTTCTTTACGGCGACGGTATTTTCGAGACCCTGCGCTCATATTCCGGCAGGATATTCAAAGAGGCCGACCATCTTAAAAGGTTATACGATTCCGCAGATAGTATCGGAATAAAGATCCCGTATCGCAGAAAAGATATCGCCGGAGTTATGCAAGGGGGGCTTTCTTCCGGACAGATGAAGAACTCCTCGATTAGAATTATCGTAACGCGCGGCGAAGGGTCTTTTACGCTTGCGGAAGAGCCGCTCGCGACGCGGCCGAATGTTATTATTACAATGAAACGATTTAACGGATATACGGAGTCGTTTTATTCCGGAGGCATAAGTGCCTGCGTATCGGATATCGCGATTAATGAAAGCTCCCCGCTATCCGGGATAAAGAGTTTGAATTTCCTGGAACATATAATGGCAAGATCTGCCGCGCAAAAAAAAGGTTTTGACGAAGCGATACTTGTTAATTTGAAGGGGCATGTCGCCGAAGCGGCTACGAGCAACATCTTTATTTTAAAGAAAGACCGTTTGATGACGCCATCGACCGGTAGCGGCATACTCCCGGGGATAACGCGCGGCGTCGTTATCGAAATGGCCGGCAAATTGGGAATAAAAACCGCCGAATGCGCGGTGACGCGTGATATGCTGATGCATGCCGATGAGGTATTTTTAACTAATTCTTTGGCGGAGATGATTCCAGTTGTAAAGATAGGCCACGCTGTTATAGGCACAGGCCATCCGGGAGCGGTTACAAAACTGCTTCACGCTGATTACCGCAAAATGGTATAA
- the pabB gene encoding aminodeoxychorismate synthase component I: MANPAIEKIRKKISPIEIFHLLEDRPYVFFLDSALTDAKQGRFSFLGCDPFLVFKSKGAAITLERPGGKNETFTANPFAVLKDIFKQYGRKALPRALPFTSGGVGYFSYDMKGFVENLRDSAVDDLGVPDCIMGFYDTAIVYDNLKHKTYIAGGNRLAEFKNILSTGISRRDNLSDVPAARLRSNFSKPGYFKVIKKAKKYIKKGDIYQVNLSQRFEADIDIKPSRLYSRLRTISPAPFAAYLGFGDVAILSSSPERFLFKKGRYIETRPIKGTRPRGVTKDGDEALSRELSLSAKDNAEHIMIVDLERNDLGRICDYGTVKLNRPAAIEKFSNVIHMVSTVSGRLKKDATPIDCLMASFPGGSITGAPKVRAMEIIEELEGVKRSVYTGAVGYISFDGNMDTSVVIRTLIAKGKRVYFSVGGGIVADSDPEAEYAETIDKAAGIMKALGICTPGRKFGKEAVWQL; this comes from the coding sequence ATGGCTAATCCGGCCATCGAAAAGATACGGAAGAAAATCTCCCCGATAGAAATATTCCATCTGCTTGAGGATCGTCCATATGTTTTTTTCTTAGACAGCGCGCTCACCGACGCTAAGCAAGGCAGATTTTCATTCCTCGGGTGTGACCCGTTCCTTGTATTTAAAAGTAAAGGCGCGGCCATAACTCTCGAGCGTCCCGGCGGCAAAAATGAAACATTCACGGCAAATCCCTTCGCTGTTTTAAAAGATATATTCAAACAATACGGGCGTAAGGCCCTCCCGCGCGCTCTGCCGTTCACCTCAGGCGGCGTCGGTTATTTCTCGTACGACATGAAAGGTTTTGTCGAAAACCTTCGCGATAGCGCTGTTGATGACCTGGGGGTACCGGATTGTATAATGGGTTTCTATGACACCGCGATAGTGTATGATAATCTGAAGCATAAAACTTATATAGCCGGCGGCAATCGTTTGGCGGAATTTAAAAATATCCTCTCGACCGGTATCTCTCGTCGAGATAATCTTTCGGATGTGCCGGCGGCGCGACTGAGATCGAATTTTTCGAAGCCCGGCTATTTTAAGGTTATAAAGAAGGCAAAGAAGTACATAAAAAAAGGCGATATATACCAGGTCAACCTTTCGCAGAGGTTCGAAGCGGATATCGATATTAAGCCCTCGCGCCTGTATTCGCGGCTTAGGACTATTTCGCCGGCGCCATTTGCCGCGTACCTGGGATTTGGCGATGTTGCTATACTAAGTTCTTCGCCGGAGAGATTTTTGTTCAAAAAAGGCAGATATATCGAGACGCGCCCCATTAAAGGCACGCGCCCGCGTGGCGTTACAAAAGACGGCGACGAGGCGCTTTCGCGCGAGCTTTCTTTGAGCGCAAAAGACAACGCCGAACACATAATGATAGTGGATCTTGAGCGTAACGACCTCGGCAGAATATGCGATTACGGTACGGTGAAACTTAACCGTCCGGCGGCGATAGAGAAGTTTTCCAACGTGATCCACATGGTCTCCACCGTTTCAGGAAGGCTTAAGAAGGATGCTACCCCCATCGACTGTCTTATGGCCTCTTTCCCGGGAGGTTCAATAACCGGCGCGCCGAAGGTGAGGGCGATGGAGATAATCGAGGAACTCGAGGGCGTGAAACGCTCTGTATATACAGGCGCTGTAGGTTATATATCGTTCGACGGGAATATGGATACGTCGGTTGTGATAAGAACTCTTATCGCAAAAGGTAAGCGGGTATATTTTTCTGTGGGTGGAGGAATAGTTGCGGATTCGGATCCGGAAGCGGAATATGCCGAGACGATCGATAAGGCCGCGGGAATAATGAAGGCGCTTGGGATTTGCACCCCGGGGCGCAAATTCGGTAAGGAGGCAGTGTGGCAACTGTGA
- a CDS encoding hydrogenase maturation protease — MKSSNGLSGSELSQSIKSKISGKASIVGIGNIIRGDDGLGPRLIEILKTRAINAHLFDCGTAPENYIFPILTTLCDTVILIDAADMGMIPGSVNVFSLDEIVNVSFSTHNPSPRLFTDLLRTGKEDLNIFVVSIQPKSAALGSPLSEEVLSSLNLLADAFSEALNG, encoded by the coding sequence TTGAAAAGTTCTAACGGACTGTCCGGATCCGAACTTTCCCAATCCATTAAATCTAAGATTTCAGGGAAAGCGTCGATAGTGGGCATAGGCAATATCATCCGTGGCGACGACGGCCTGGGCCCCAGGTTGATAGAAATTTTGAAAACGCGCGCTATCAATGCTCACTTATTCGATTGTGGTACCGCCCCGGAAAATTATATTTTTCCGATACTCACCACATTGTGCGATACGGTAATATTAATAGATGCCGCCGACATGGGAATGATCCCGGGCAGTGTAAACGTATTTTCTCTCGACGAGATAGTGAACGTCAGTTTTTCGACTCACAATCCTTCCCCGAGGCTTTTTACCGATTTATTGAGGACGGGTAAAGAGGATCTTAATATATTCGTGGTTTCCATCCAGCCAAAGTCGGCCGCCCTGGGGTCTCCTCTGAGTGAAGAGGTTTTAAGCTCGCTAAACCTTCTCGCGGACGCTTTTTCGGAAGCGCTTAATGGCTAA
- a CDS encoding 4Fe-4S dicluster domain-containing protein, with the protein MRLPKLRELKEAITALIAGPYTSKFPYAPHVPAKRFRGRPQYSDEGCIGCTACALVCPMRAIEFKDVITKDKATRRMILHLDECHYCGQCSALCTTKADNPPGIRHTTDFDLAGFDRASMISATDEKELALCEECGEVITTRAHLRWVAGKLGPLAFSNPTLFLESLKGMGFGESVIQTARDYVVRSDRVKILCAKCRRKATLEKF; encoded by the coding sequence ATGAGATTACCGAAATTACGAGAACTTAAAGAAGCTATAACGGCTCTGATAGCCGGGCCGTATACGTCGAAATTTCCTTATGCGCCGCATGTGCCGGCGAAGCGTTTCCGCGGCAGGCCACAGTATTCCGACGAAGGGTGTATCGGCTGTACCGCGTGCGCGCTAGTGTGCCCTATGAGAGCGATAGAGTTCAAGGATGTGATTACAAAGGATAAGGCGACGCGCAGGATGATACTGCATCTGGACGAGTGCCATTATTGCGGGCAGTGTAGCGCGCTGTGTACTACAAAAGCCGATAATCCGCCCGGTATCCGGCATACTACCGATTTCGATCTGGCCGGATTCGACAGGGCGTCGATGATCTCGGCGACGGATGAGAAAGAGCTGGCGCTTTGCGAGGAGTGCGGCGAGGTAATAACGACGCGCGCGCATCTTCGGTGGGTGGCCGGCAAATTAGGTCCTTTGGCATTCTCTAATCCGACACTGTTTTTGGAATCGTTAAAAGGTATGGGCTTTGGTGAAAGCGTTATTCAAACGGCGCGCGACTATGTTGTACGAAGCGATCGCGTGAAGATATTGTGCGCCAAATGCAGAAGGAAAGCCACTCTTGAAAAGTTCTAA
- the mnhG gene encoding monovalent cation/H(+) antiporter subunit G: MALVVIGLILDFFGCLGLVRFPDVYTRLQASVKCVTLGTCGILLGLFICRGFTATGIKALLCMVFILLTAPVSAHALARGAYRSDVKPCKETVVDQYTGTIGE, translated from the coding sequence ATGGCACTAGTCGTTATCGGGCTTATCTTAGACTTCTTCGGTTGTCTGGGGCTCGTCAGGTTCCCGGACGTTTATACGCGGCTACAGGCATCCGTTAAATGCGTGACCCTTGGGACGTGCGGAATATTACTCGGCCTTTTTATATGCAGGGGATTTACCGCTACAGGTATTAAGGCGCTCCTATGTATGGTGTTCATTCTTTTGACCGCTCCGGTTTCGGCGCATGCCCTGGCAAGAGGCGCTTACCGTTCGGACGTCAAGCCATGTAAAGAGACGGTCGTTGATCAATATACCGGTACTATCGGAGAGTAG
- a CDS encoding cation:proton antiporter, whose amino-acid sequence MKNLNWALGLILITVIAVAVLFAPVSSMIMWQSNFLARAFLWLLISVLLCLFRILRGPTAPDRAVAVDMLGILIVGLCAILSLPTGRDWYIDIALAWALQSFIGIMALAKYLEGKDFDE is encoded by the coding sequence ATGAAAAATCTTAACTGGGCGCTCGGGCTTATATTGATAACGGTCATTGCGGTGGCGGTATTATTCGCGCCGGTTTCGTCCATGATCATGTGGCAGTCCAATTTTCTTGCCAGGGCGTTCCTCTGGCTTCTCATATCCGTCCTGCTCTGCCTTTTCAGAATATTGAGAGGGCCTACTGCGCCTGACAGGGCTGTTGCCGTAGATATGCTTGGGATACTTATCGTCGGGCTTTGCGCTATATTAAGTTTACCGACGGGAAGGGACTGGTATATAGATATAGCTCTTGCATGGGCATTACAAAGTTTTATAGGCATAATGGCGCTTGCGAAATATCTGGAGGGGAAAGATTTCGATGAATGA
- a CDS encoding Na+/H+ antiporter subunit E: protein MIKKAALFILWFVVWLALTWPADVKQCVLGIIISLFVTLMTVDIFKLADGTTKTSAAEKPGVMNMPKRIFWLVCYAMVFLWECLKATTDVVWRVACPVLPIRPATIRVKTDLKSDIGLTFLANSITFTPGATTVDIDKERGYIYIHMLFLKESQASTDIKLPVVDKYGRILKRIFE from the coding sequence ATGATAAAAAAGGCCGCGTTATTTATCCTATGGTTCGTCGTCTGGTTGGCGCTAACATGGCCGGCCGATGTCAAACAGTGCGTCCTTGGTATTATCATCTCTTTGTTCGTTACGCTTATGACGGTGGATATATTCAAGCTGGCCGACGGCACCACCAAGACCTCTGCGGCTGAAAAGCCGGGCGTGATGAATATGCCCAAAAGAATATTCTGGCTTGTTTGCTACGCAATGGTTTTTTTATGGGAGTGCCTGAAGGCAACTACAGATGTAGTCTGGAGGGTTGCCTGTCCGGTATTACCGATAAGGCCGGCCACCATAAGAGTTAAAACGGATCTTAAATCGGATATAGGGCTTACGTTCCTTGCTAATTCCATAACATTCACGCCCGGCGCTACGACCGTAGATATAGATAAAGAAAGAGGTTATATTTACATACATATGCTGTTCTTAAAAGAGTCACAGGCCTCGACTGATATAAAGCTACCGGTTGTGGATAAATACGGGCGTATTTTAAAGAGGATATTCGAATAA